A window from Tenacibaculum singaporense encodes these proteins:
- a CDS encoding M1 family metallopeptidase, with protein sequence MKKIILSLLLLPVISCATVNSAKNKTVTKTKVHKQSSQGYWQQHVDYTMDIDMDVKTYQYKGTQKLVYTNNSPDALNKVFYHLYFNAFQPNSQMDVRSRNIQDPDRRVGDRISKLSPSEIGYIKVSSLKQNGSIVKHETVGTILEVTLNKPIQPGESVTFDMIFDAQVPKQIRRSGRNSAEGVALSMTQWYPKMAEYDFEGWHTPPYLGREFHGVWGNFDVTLHIDKNYVVGGTGYVQNPQEVGHGYEDKIKPLNLPSGDKLTWKFTAPNVHDFTWGADPEFIHDTYKMDNGIDLHFLYKKTLDAEYLENWKKLQPKTAELMTYFSEHIGQYPYKQYSVIQGGDGGMEYAMCTLITGQRKWGSLFGVTAHELAHTWFQFLLATNESKHPWMDEGFTTYISNKAENEILGEGKENPHAGSYRGYNYVVKNNIEEPLTTHADRYHTNTAYGVASYSKGNIFLSQLEYIIGKENVAKTLKKYFEDFSFKHPTPNDIKRTAEKVSGLQLDWYLNEWTQTTHTIDYGIKSVNGKEITLERIGQMPMPIDVEVTYTDGSKESFNIPLRMMRGEKPTNATIITDWTFAHPTYTFTTKKEVKSVEIDPSKLMADVNQENNSYGK encoded by the coding sequence ATGAAGAAAATAATCTTAAGCCTTTTATTGTTACCGGTTATTTCTTGTGCTACCGTAAATAGTGCAAAAAACAAAACCGTAACAAAAACAAAAGTACACAAGCAATCTAGCCAAGGATATTGGCAGCAACATGTTGATTATACTATGGATATTGATATGGATGTTAAAACATATCAATACAAAGGAACACAGAAATTGGTGTACACAAACAATTCACCAGATGCGTTAAATAAAGTATTCTATCATTTATATTTCAATGCATTTCAACCAAACTCACAAATGGATGTTCGTTCAAGAAATATCCAAGACCCAGATAGAAGAGTAGGAGATCGTATTAGTAAATTATCACCTTCAGAAATAGGATACATTAAAGTAAGTTCTTTAAAACAAAACGGTTCGATAGTAAAACACGAAACTGTTGGAACGATTTTAGAAGTTACATTAAACAAACCAATTCAACCAGGAGAAAGTGTAACGTTTGATATGATTTTTGATGCGCAAGTACCAAAACAAATCCGTCGTTCAGGTCGTAATAGTGCTGAAGGAGTTGCTTTGTCAATGACACAATGGTATCCTAAAATGGCTGAATATGATTTTGAAGGTTGGCATACACCACCATACTTAGGAAGAGAATTCCATGGAGTTTGGGGTAATTTTGATGTAACACTTCATATTGATAAAAATTATGTAGTTGGAGGAACAGGATATGTACAAAACCCACAAGAAGTCGGTCATGGTTACGAAGACAAAATAAAACCGTTAAACCTTCCGTCAGGAGATAAATTAACATGGAAATTCACTGCGCCAAACGTACATGATTTTACTTGGGGAGCAGATCCTGAGTTTATTCATGATACCTATAAAATGGACAATGGAATCGACTTACATTTCCTTTACAAGAAAACATTAGATGCTGAGTATTTAGAAAACTGGAAAAAGTTACAACCTAAAACAGCTGAACTAATGACGTATTTTAGTGAGCATATAGGTCAGTACCCATATAAGCAATACTCAGTTATTCAAGGAGGAGATGGAGGTATGGAATATGCAATGTGTACATTAATTACAGGACAACGTAAATGGGGAAGCTTATTTGGAGTAACAGCACACGAATTAGCACATACTTGGTTCCAATTCTTGTTAGCGACCAATGAAAGTAAGCATCCTTGGATGGATGAAGGGTTCACCACTTATATTTCAAACAAAGCAGAAAATGAAATTTTAGGAGAAGGAAAAGAAAATCCACATGCAGGATCTTATCGAGGGTATAATTACGTGGTAAAAAATAATATTGAAGAGCCTTTAACAACACACGCTGATAGGTATCACACGAATACAGCGTATGGAGTTGCGAGTTATTCAAAAGGAAACATTTTCTTATCTCAATTAGAATATATTATTGGAAAAGAAAATGTAGCAAAAACACTAAAGAAATATTTTGAAGACTTTTCTTTTAAGCATCCAACACCAAATGACATTAAACGTACAGCTGAAAAAGTTTCAGGACTTCAGTTAGACTGGTATTTAAATGAATGGACGCAGACAACACATACTATCGATTACGGAATTAAATCAGTAAACGGAAAAGAAATTACCTTAGAACGTATTGGTCAAATGCCAATGCCTATTGATGTTGAAGTAACGTATACAGACGGTTCAAAAGAATCATTTAATATTCCGTTACGTATGATGCGTGGAGAGAAACCAACCAACGCAACCATAATAACTGATTGGACTTTTGCACATCCAACGTACACTTTTACAACAAAAAAAGAAGTGAAATCAGTTGAAATTGATCCTTCAAAACTAATGGCAGACGTAAATCAAGAAAACAATTCGTACGGGAAGTAA
- a CDS encoding glutamine--tRNA ligase/YqeY domain fusion protein gives MSEEKKSLNFLEQIVEEDLANGMPKENLRFRFPPEPNGYLHIGHTKAIGISFGLGEKYNAPVNLRFDDTNPAKEEQEYVDAIKRDVAWLGYQWEKECYSSDYFQQLYDWAVQLIKDGKAYVDNQSSEAMAEQKGTPTQPGVAGPNRDRSIEENLDLFTRMKNGEFEEGSHVLRAKIDMASPNMLMRDPIMYRILKKEHHRTGSDWVIYPMYDWTHGESDYIEQISHSLCSLEFKPHRELYNWFRDNVYEYSQSEYPLPPKQREFSRLNLSYTVMSKRKLMKLVEEGIVSGWDDPRMPTISGLRRRGYTPASIRSFIETVGVSKRENVIDVALLEFKIREDLNKTANRVMAVLDPVKVVIDNYPEDQDEILIAENNPEDENSGTREVPFSREIYIEREDFREEANKKFFRLKLGKEVRLKNAYFITANSVEKDENGNITVIHCTYDPLTKSGSGTEESKRKVKGTLHWVSIKHAVKAEVRAYDRLFSDEAPDSHKDKDFMEFLNPNSLEKITAYVEPSLQTAKIGDRFQFQRLGYFNVDDDSTAESLVFNKTVGLRDNWAKKNK, from the coding sequence ATGTCAGAAGAAAAGAAATCATTGAATTTTTTAGAGCAAATTGTTGAAGAAGATTTGGCAAACGGAATGCCAAAAGAAAATTTGCGTTTTCGTTTTCCACCAGAACCAAACGGATACTTACATATAGGACATACAAAAGCTATTGGTATTAGTTTTGGTTTAGGAGAAAAATACAATGCTCCAGTAAACCTTCGTTTTGATGATACAAACCCAGCAAAAGAAGAGCAAGAATACGTAGATGCTATTAAGCGAGATGTAGCTTGGTTGGGGTATCAATGGGAAAAAGAATGCTATTCTTCTGATTATTTCCAACAATTATATGATTGGGCAGTTCAATTAATTAAAGACGGAAAAGCATATGTAGACAACCAATCTTCTGAAGCAATGGCTGAACAGAAAGGAACGCCAACGCAACCAGGAGTAGCAGGTCCAAATAGAGATAGAAGTATTGAAGAAAATTTAGATTTATTTACACGTATGAAAAACGGTGAATTTGAAGAAGGTTCCCATGTGTTACGTGCTAAAATAGATATGGCTTCACCAAATATGTTAATGCGTGATCCTATCATGTATCGTATTTTAAAGAAAGAGCATCACCGTACAGGAAGTGACTGGGTAATTTATCCAATGTACGACTGGACACACGGAGAAAGTGATTATATAGAGCAAATCTCCCATTCACTATGTTCATTAGAGTTTAAACCTCACCGTGAACTATACAATTGGTTTAGAGATAATGTGTATGAATATAGTCAATCAGAATACCCATTACCACCAAAACAAAGAGAATTCTCACGTTTAAACTTAAGTTATACCGTAATGAGTAAACGTAAGTTAATGAAGTTGGTGGAAGAAGGAATCGTTTCAGGATGGGATGATCCACGTATGCCAACTATTTCAGGATTACGTCGTCGTGGTTATACGCCTGCTTCTATACGTAGCTTTATTGAAACGGTAGGGGTTTCTAAACGTGAAAACGTGATTGATGTAGCATTACTAGAGTTTAAAATCCGTGAAGATTTAAATAAAACAGCAAATCGTGTAATGGCTGTTTTAGATCCGGTAAAAGTGGTAATAGATAATTATCCAGAAGATCAAGACGAGATTTTAATTGCTGAAAACAATCCAGAAGATGAAAACTCAGGAACAAGAGAAGTTCCATTTTCAAGAGAGATTTATATAGAGCGTGAAGATTTTAGAGAAGAAGCAAACAAAAAATTCTTCCGTTTAAAATTAGGAAAAGAAGTGCGTTTAAAGAATGCGTATTTCATCACGGCTAATAGTGTAGAAAAAGATGAAAATGGAAACATTACGGTAATTCACTGTACGTACGATCCATTAACAAAATCAGGAAGTGGAACAGAAGAAAGTAAACGTAAGGTGAAAGGAACCTTACACTGGGTTTCTATAAAACATGCGGTAAAAGCTGAGGTAAGAGCGTATGACAGATTGTTTTCAGATGAAGCACCGGACAGCCATAAAGACAAAGATTTTATGGAGTTTTTAAATCCGAATTCGCTAGAAAAAATTACGGCTTACGTTGAACCAAGCTTACAAACAGCAAAAATTGGAGATCGTTTTCAGTTCCAACGTTTAGGATATTTTAATGTAGATGATGATTCAACAGCTGAAAGCTTAGTATTCAATAAAACAGTTGGACTAAGAGATAACTGGGCAAAAAAGAACAAATAG
- the ricT gene encoding PSP1 domain-containing protein — protein sequence MSCSSCSTNKSGVPNGCKSNGNCATGTCGSGNKLAVFDWLSNMTLPSGEAPFNIFEVRFKNGRKHFYKNPENLTLSMGDVVAVEGSSGHDVGIVSLAGELVRVQMKKRKITADSDDVKKIYRKASQKDIDVWQEARGRELETQRKGREIISRLGLKMKLSDVEYQGDGTKATFYYTADERVDFRQLIRDLASAFSIRVEMRQVGMRQEAARLGGIGSCGRELCCSTWLTDFRKVNTAAARYQQLSLNPLKLAGQCGKLKCCLNYELDTYLDALQSFPKQDKVLKTEKGDAVFVKMDIFKKLLWYTYKEESFKWYKLSLDQVQEIIELNKNNELALPLEEYELEITEEVSVDFENVVGQDSLTRFDAPKKSRKNSRRRKRKPANKAEVDKQPQTNKRQKKKPQGKTEKPEGGQKTEKKRVDNRKPRPKNNPKTRKPKPESKTTDKPQGQQKKPRNPRRKNNNQRKRNNSDNKNNTNNEK from the coding sequence ATGAGTTGTAGCAGTTGCTCAACTAACAAAAGCGGTGTGCCAAATGGCTGTAAGAGTAACGGAAATTGTGCTACAGGCACATGTGGAAGTGGAAATAAGCTCGCTGTTTTTGATTGGTTATCAAATATGACTTTACCTTCAGGTGAAGCACCATTTAATATTTTTGAAGTCCGTTTTAAAAATGGACGAAAACACTTTTATAAAAACCCTGAAAACTTAACCCTTTCCATGGGAGATGTGGTTGCAGTTGAAGGATCTTCAGGGCACGATGTTGGTATTGTTTCTTTAGCAGGCGAACTTGTAAGAGTTCAAATGAAAAAAAGGAAAATTACTGCAGATAGTGATGATGTAAAGAAAATTTACAGAAAAGCCTCTCAAAAAGATATTGATGTTTGGCAAGAAGCCAGAGGAAGAGAGTTAGAAACACAACGAAAAGGAAGAGAAATTATTAGCCGTTTAGGGTTAAAAATGAAACTTTCTGATGTTGAATATCAAGGAGACGGAACCAAAGCTACTTTTTATTACACAGCAGACGAACGTGTAGACTTTCGTCAGTTAATTCGTGACTTAGCTAGTGCTTTTTCTATACGAGTAGAAATGCGTCAGGTAGGAATGCGTCAAGAAGCAGCTCGTTTAGGTGGAATTGGTTCTTGCGGTAGAGAATTATGTTGTTCTACTTGGTTAACCGATTTTAGAAAAGTAAATACAGCAGCAGCCCGTTATCAGCAGCTATCATTAAACCCATTAAAGTTAGCAGGGCAGTGTGGCAAACTAAAATGTTGTTTAAACTACGAATTAGATACATATTTAGACGCCTTGCAAAGCTTTCCGAAGCAAGATAAAGTGCTAAAAACAGAAAAAGGAGACGCTGTCTTTGTTAAGATGGATATCTTTAAAAAACTACTTTGGTACACTTACAAAGAAGAAAGTTTTAAATGGTATAAACTATCGTTAGATCAAGTTCAAGAGATTATAGAATTAAACAAAAATAATGAACTTGCTTTACCGTTAGAAGAATATGAATTGGAGATAACTGAAGAGGTCTCTGTCGATTTTGAGAATGTTGTTGGTCAAGATAGTTTAACGCGTTTTGATGCACCTAAAAAAAGTCGTAAAAACAGTAGGCGTAGAAAAAGAAAACCAGCAAATAAAGCGGAAGTAGATAAACAACCACAAACAAATAAAAGGCAAAAGAAAAAACCACAAGGGAAAACGGAAAAACCTGAAGGAGGCCAAAAAACAGAAAAGAAGAGGGTTGATAACAGGAAACCAAGACCTAAAAACAATCCAAAAACTAGAAAGCCAAAACCAGAAAGTAAAACAACTGATAAACCACAAGGGCAACAAAAAAAACCGAGAAACCCTAGAAGAAAAAACAACAATCAACGAAAAAGAAATAATAGCGATAATAAAAACAATACCAATAATGAGAAGTAA
- a CDS encoding gliding motility lipoprotein GldH gives MRSKIGIIFLVAMLLASCDSNSEFDNYIALPKSSWNKKNAIQFTFPINDSIGKKNLFINLRNNKDYAYSNLFLITQMNFPDGQIIIDTLEYDMADVTGKFLGQGFTDIKENKLFYKENITFPRKGEYTFKVRQAMRKNGELEGIEELEGITHVGFRIEKIK, from the coding sequence ATGAGAAGTAAAATTGGCATCATTTTTTTAGTAGCCATGCTATTAGCTTCATGTGATTCAAATAGTGAGTTTGACAATTATATTGCGCTTCCTAAAAGTTCATGGAATAAAAAAAATGCAATACAATTTACATTTCCAATTAATGATTCTATTGGTAAGAAAAACCTTTTTATAAACCTTAGAAATAATAAAGATTATGCATACAGTAATCTTTTTTTAATTACGCAAATGAATTTTCCTGATGGACAAATAATTATAGATACATTGGAGTATGATATGGCAGATGTTACAGGGAAATTTTTAGGGCAAGGTTTTACAGATATTAAAGAAAATAAACTTTTTTATAAAGAAAACATAACGTTTCCCCGAAAAGGAGAATATACTTTTAAAGTTCGACAAGCCATGCGTAAAAATGGAGAACTGGAAGGAATTGAAGAATTAGAAGGAATAACTCACGTAGGGTTTAGAATAGAAAAAATAAAGTAA